From uncultured Pseudodesulfovibrio sp.:
AAAGGTCTGTTTCTTTTTATTATATGTAAACGCTCGCTGTAGACCGTTTTTTGGGTCGCAAGTGCTATTTCCAATTCCTCATTGGTTGGAACGATCAAGATGTCTATGGCGCTTCCTCGGGCATGAATTTTTCGAGTGTTGTTCTCTCTTTTGTCGTTTTTCGTGTTGTCCAGTGAGATTCCCAGATGATCGAGGCCGTCACAGACCGCTGCTCGTGTATAGGCGTCATTTTCTCCGATTCCAGCGGTGAAGACGATGGCATCAACAGAACCAAGGATGGCAAGATAGGAGCCGATTGTTTTTTTGACCCGATAGGTGAACATTTCAAATGCGAGTTCTGCATCCATATTACCAGATTCACGTGCCGTGTGGATGTCACGCATGTCGCTTTGACCGCAAATGCCGACTAAACCGCTTTGAGTGTTAAGCATGGTATTGATTTCGTTCACGCCAAGCCCTCTGTTTTTGGCGAGAAAGGCGTAAATGGCAGGGTCAATATCGCCGCAACGTGTCCCCATCATTAAACCGGCAAGAGGTGTCAGCCCCATGGTTGTATCTACGCATTTACCATTCTTGACCGCCGCCATGGAGCATCCGTTACCAAGGTGGATCGTAATCAGGCTGGTTTTATTAACGTTTTTGTCAAGGTGGTCAGATGCCGCTTTGGTGACATACTTGTGTGATGTCCCATGAAATCCGTATCTGCGAATCTTGAGAGACGTGTATAACTCCATGGGGAGTGGATACATAAACGCTTTAGGAGGCATGGTCTGATGAAATTCCGTATCAAACACAGCCACCGCAGGTGTGTCTGGGAATAGTTCCATCGCAGTTTCGATGCCGGTCAGGTGGGCCGGATTGTGTAGTGGTGCCAGCGGAACCAAATTTCGAATGGATTTGATAACGTCTTTTGTTATCAACACCGGCTGGGAAAATTCGTCAGCGCCTTGAACAATTCGATGACCCAAGGCGTCAATCTCATTGAGAGAATCGATAACACCCCATTCATTTCCGGTGAGCTTTTTGACCATGATGCGCATGGCTGCTTTGTGGCTGAGGATTGGAATATCTTCAGTGTCCTTTGCATCAGGCCATTTTTGCGGATTGGAGATTTGGGTTACGGTACCCATTCTTTCGCCGATACGTTCGATGACACCGGTAGCGAGGACGCATTCCGTATTCATGTCCAGCAGTTGATATTTTAATGAAGAACTGCCGCAGTTGATGACGAGAATTTTCATTTATACATCCCTCTCTGCCTGAGCCTGAATAGCTGTGATAGCCACTGTATTAACGATGTCACGGATGTGGCATCCTCGACTCAGGTCATTGACCGGTTTGTTGAGTCCTTGCAGAACAGGACCGATTGCCATGGAATCCGGGACGGATCGTTGTACGGCTTTGTAAGTGTTGTTGCCTGTATTTAGGTCAGGGAAAATGAAGACTGTTGCTCGCCCTGCAACGTTGCTTTCAGGCATTTTTGTGCGGGCGACATCCATATCGACTGCGGCATCATATTGAAGAGGGCCTTCAATTGGGAGGTCCAGTCCTCTTTCTGCAGCCAGTTCACGGGCAATCCGGGTCGCTTCGATAACTTTTTGAACGTCTTCGCCTGAACCTGATTTTCCGGTGGAGTAAGATAACATGGCAACATAGGGATCAACGCCGAATAGACGAGCTGTTTCTGCGGAACTTAATGCTATTTCAGCTAATTGTTGCGCATTGGGGTTGGGATTAACCGCGCAGTCACCAAAGACCTGTACTCGGTCTCCCACACACATCAGGAATATGCTTGAAACAATGGAAGCGTCCGGTTTGGTTTTGATAAATTCGAAAGCGGGGCGGATGGTTTGGGCGGTGGTGGTCACCGAGCCTGACACCATGCCGTCAGCGTCGCCGGCCTTGACCATCATGGTCCCGAAATAGGTGGGATCACTCATGCGGTCT
This genomic window contains:
- a CDS encoding acetate kinase, with translation MKILVINCGSSSLKYQLLDMNTECVLATGVIERIGERMGTVTQISNPQKWPDAKDTEDIPILSHKAAMRIMVKKLTGNEWGVIDSLNEIDALGHRIVQGADEFSQPVLITKDVIKSIRNLVPLAPLHNPAHLTGIETAMELFPDTPAVAVFDTEFHQTMPPKAFMYPLPMELYTSLKIRRYGFHGTSHKYVTKAASDHLDKNVNKTSLITIHLGNGCSMAAVKNGKCVDTTMGLTPLAGLMMGTRCGDIDPAIYAFLAKNRGLGVNEINTMLNTQSGLVGICGQSDMRDIHTARESGNMDAELAFEMFTYRVKKTIGSYLAILGSVDAIVFTAGIGENDAYTRAAVCDGLDHLGISLDNTKNDKRENNTRKIHARGSAIDILIVPTNEELEIALATQKTVYSERLHIIKRNRPLQKSTE